A window from Deinococcus sp. YIM 134068 encodes these proteins:
- a CDS encoding septum site-determining protein MinC: protein MKLRGTLGGLNLLLEPGDTAAGVTGALAARADLLGSHVTLEIGGDTDPAALEAALRAIRGAGGTPGRVRAPRVTVPGAGDDGSARTVILPHGLRAGFRGEYRGSVVILGDVNPGAEVVAGGDVIVMGALRGVVHAGYGGHADAIVWARPIASAQIRIGDAVARAPEGSSLSNMRKLDGHEVAEQARLQDGVIVIDAQR, encoded by the coding sequence ATGAAGCTTCGCGGCACGCTCGGCGGCCTCAACCTCCTCCTCGAACCGGGCGACACGGCGGCGGGTGTCACGGGCGCGCTCGCCGCCCGCGCCGACCTGCTGGGGTCGCACGTGACGCTGGAGATCGGGGGCGACACCGACCCCGCCGCGCTGGAGGCCGCGCTGAGGGCCATCCGGGGCGCGGGGGGCACGCCGGGCCGCGTGCGGGCACCGCGCGTGACCGTGCCGGGGGCGGGCGACGACGGCAGCGCCCGGACCGTCATCCTGCCCCACGGCCTGCGCGCGGGCTTCCGGGGCGAGTACCGGGGCAGCGTGGTCATCCTCGGCGACGTGAACCCCGGCGCGGAGGTCGTGGCGGGGGGCGACGTGATCGTCATGGGTGCCCTGCGCGGCGTCGTCCACGCGGGCTACGGCGGGCACGCGGACGCCATCGTGTGGGCGCGCCCCATCGCCAGCGCCCAGATTCGCATCGGCGACGCCGTGGCCCGCGCCCCGGAGGGCAGCAGCCTGAGCAACATGCGAAAGCTCGACGGCCACGAGGTCGCCGAGCAGGCCCGCTTGCAGGACGGGGTGATCGTGATCGACGCGCAGCGGTGA
- the rimP gene encoding ribosome maturation factor RimP, with amino-acid sequence MNNNATDNLGGTSSSLHGLADGVLRPLGFEVLDVQVQNPGRRPIVVIRMDRLDEQPVTVEDLEAASRAVGAEFDRLDPISGEYRLELESPGAKRPLTRARHFERMVGLKARVRGDGHAFTAPIKAVQGEQVTFSAEGGDVTLTVGTFQGHLAEFPDRHR; translated from the coding sequence ATGAATAACAACGCAACCGACAACTTAGGTGGCACCTCAAGTAGCCTGCACGGCCTCGCGGACGGGGTGCTGCGGCCCCTGGGCTTCGAGGTGCTCGACGTGCAGGTGCAGAATCCGGGGCGGCGGCCCATCGTGGTGATCCGCATGGACCGCCTCGACGAGCAGCCCGTCACGGTAGAGGACCTCGAGGCGGCCAGCCGCGCGGTCGGGGCCGAGTTCGACCGCCTGGACCCCATCTCGGGCGAGTACCGCCTGGAGCTGGAGTCGCCGGGGGCCAAGCGGCCCCTGACGCGGGCGCGGCACTTCGAGCGCATGGTCGGGTTGAAGGCCCGCGTGCGCGGCGACGGCCACGCCTTCACCGCCCCCATCAAGGCCGTGCAGGGCGAGCAGGTCACGTTCAGCGCGGAGGGCGGGGACGTGACCCTGACGGTGGGGACCTTCCAGGGCCACCTCGCCGAGTTCCCCGATCGCCACCGTTAG
- the nusA gene encoding transcription termination factor NusA — protein MTQGEFNFADALREVAQARNINEMQLIEAFEQSLAQAYTRNVEPDRRVEVHLDPVSGELEVLIVREVVEKVEDENLQISLADALELDPGVELGMEMEFPVDREKFSRIALQAAKQTLTQKMRETERNVVFNEYKDREGQVLTAQVVRSDNKGNWFVELGAGEAILPPREQIPGEKLVPGNRVKIYLKEVRKTPKGPTILASRADERLLDYLLRQEIPEVANGIVEVKAIAREAGQRSKVAVYSHNSNVDPIGACIGHRGNRIQAVTGELGRERVDVILWDGNTRDFIRNALSPAKVGLIEVHPDGHDATVTVTPDQLSLAIGKGGQNVRLAAKLTGFKIDLRETAAVSDLDAAMQQAMQDERTAPTTGGAQSAFDALFRDSKSVATARPDDTQE, from the coding sequence ATGACCCAGGGTGAATTCAATTTCGCGGACGCGCTGCGTGAAGTGGCGCAGGCCCGCAACATCAACGAGATGCAGCTCATCGAGGCGTTCGAGCAGTCGCTCGCGCAGGCGTACACGCGCAACGTGGAGCCGGATCGCCGGGTGGAGGTCCACCTCGATCCCGTGAGCGGCGAACTCGAAGTTCTGATCGTGCGCGAGGTCGTGGAGAAGGTGGAGGACGAGAACCTCCAGATCAGCCTCGCCGACGCGCTGGAACTCGACCCCGGTGTGGAACTGGGCATGGAGATGGAGTTCCCGGTGGACCGCGAGAAGTTCTCCCGCATCGCCCTCCAGGCCGCCAAGCAGACGCTGACCCAGAAGATGCGCGAGACCGAGCGCAACGTGGTCTTCAACGAGTACAAGGACCGCGAGGGGCAGGTTCTCACGGCGCAGGTCGTTCGCTCCGACAACAAGGGCAACTGGTTCGTGGAACTCGGCGCGGGTGAGGCCATCCTGCCGCCGCGCGAGCAGATTCCCGGCGAGAAGCTGGTGCCCGGCAACCGGGTCAAGATTTACCTCAAGGAGGTTCGCAAGACGCCGAAGGGGCCGACCATCCTCGCGTCGCGGGCCGACGAGCGGCTGCTCGACTACCTGCTGCGGCAGGAGATTCCCGAGGTCGCCAACGGCATCGTGGAGGTCAAGGCCATCGCGCGCGAGGCGGGGCAGCGGTCGAAGGTGGCGGTCTACTCGCACAACTCGAACGTGGACCCCATCGGCGCGTGCATCGGGCACCGGGGCAACCGCATCCAGGCGGTGACGGGTGAGCTGGGCCGCGAGCGCGTGGACGTGATCCTGTGGGACGGCAACACCCGCGATTTCATCCGCAACGCGCTGTCGCCCGCGAAGGTGGGTCTCATCGAGGTCCATCCCGACGGCCACGACGCGACGGTGACGGTCACGCCCGATCAGCTCTCGCTCGCCATCGGCAAGGGCGGGCAGAACGTGCGGCTGGCGGCCAAGCTAACGGGCTTCAAGATCGACCTGCGCGAGACGGCGGCGGTCAGCGACCTCGACGCCGCGATGCAGCAGGCCATGCAGGACGAGCGGACGGCCCCGACGACGGGCGGCGCGCAGTCGGCCTTCGACGCGCTGTTCCGGGACAGCAAGTCGGTCGCCACTGCCCGCCCGGACGACACCCAGGAGTAA